A genomic stretch from Lathyrus oleraceus cultivar Zhongwan6 chromosome 2, CAAS_Psat_ZW6_1.0, whole genome shotgun sequence includes:
- the LOC127119593 gene encoding thioredoxin H2, with product MSYTKSTHNHNNNNSYTNSLTNMGANVSNIESVVERSSHPSPILTFHSTAKWKAHFEASKKTNKLMVIDFTAAWCGPCKYMNSIIKEFAAKYKDIEFIKIDVDELMEVASAFQVQAMPTFILIKNGKVVEKVVGAKKEELQKMIEKRRRSLSV from the exons ATGTCCTACACAAAATCCACTCataaccacaacaacaacaattcctACACAAATTCTTTAACTAATATGGGAGCCAACGTCTCCAATATAGAGTCTGTTGTTGAGAGATCATCACACCCATCTCCCATCCTCACCTTCCATTCCACTGCTAAATGGAAGGCTCACTTTGAGGCTTCCAAAAAAACAAACAAGCTG ATGGTGATTGACTTCACGGCTGCTTGGTGTGGACCTTGCAAATATATGAACTCAATTATCAAAGAATTTGCTGCAAAATACAAAGATATTGAGTTCATTAAGATTGATGTGGATGAGTTAATG GAGGTGGCAAGTGCATTTCAGGTGCAAGCAATGCCAACATTTATTCTAATTAAGAATGGAAAAGTGGTTGAAAAAGTTGTTGGAGCTAAAAAGGAAGAGTTACAGAAGATGATTGAGAAACGTAGGAGGAGTTTGAGTGTGTGA